The genomic segment CGCCATCATGGCGATCGCGAGGAGAACCGCCGGGAAGGCGAAAAGGCCGTCCATGACGCGCATCAGAATCTGGTCGAGCCATTTGAAGTAACCGGCGTAGAGGCCGATGACAAGTCCGATCGCCGAAGCGCCCGCGGCGACGGCGAACCCGACCTCGGCGGACATCCGCGTGCCGTAAACGACCCGCGTCAGCAGGTCCCGGCCGAAGTTGTCCGTGCCCAGCGGGAATGCGGCGCTCGGCGCCTTGAGCCGATTAATGACGTCGAGGGCATAAGGGTCCCCGCCCGCGATCCACGGCGCGAACAGCGACACCAAGGCAACGATCGCGATGAGCGCGCCGCCCGCCACGACCGGCTTGTTCGCCAGGAAGCGCCGCGCGAACAGCCGCCGGTTCTCCCGCTTCAGGCGCAGCCGCCCGGCCGCGATCTCGGCCGCTTCCGTTTCCAGTGAGCGCATAGGGTCTCCTCCTTTCCCTCCGTTATTTGAGCCGGATCCGCGGATCGAC from the Cohnella hashimotonis genome contains:
- a CDS encoding ABC transporter permease, giving the protein MRSLETEAAEIAAGRLRLKRENRRLFARRFLANKPVVAGGALIAIVALVSLFAPWIAGGDPYALDVINRLKAPSAAFPLGTDNFGRDLLTRVVYGTRMSAEVGFAVAAGASAIGLVIGLYAGYFKWLDQILMRVMDGLFAFPAVLLAIAMMAALGPSVGNLIVCLIIVFVPSIARIVRSSVLVAKEQTYVEAMHALGASHTRIIWKHIMPNALSALIVQGTFVFAEAIIVEAALSFLGAGIPAPTPSLGNLLSDGKMFIYNSSWMVVFPGLALVVVVLGMNLFGDGLRDLLDPHSRRSGKKR